A genomic segment from Methanoplanus limicola DSM 2279 encodes:
- a CDS encoding PAS domain S-box protein: MVNGGVNINNILAVAEDKEIFNEVLSTIRRITDIKIISVTDSELNELSAGKSSPELIYDAIIFCESVKNKETDQLINNIKELYPNIPLILLTEENGENYREKELLRNIDLYIEYKSGNEKETDFPARRIINFLRAVSNKREKEYKINVSHILNLMPGFSCIIKQDMSIYLANDEFIRIFGEPENYTYFELTECLNGDYDNCPVHEVLKTKKEQSSRWLSDDGRIYSVHDTIIKGPADEEMVIESGIDITKRVNAEEKIKAVSEKLKEQINIINKSPVIIYLQDVEDPRNIELISDNISQFGYSPDDFRSGNLNYKSLIHPDDLPVISNKIKKNITSGNDDFILNYRIYDANNNIRFIEDHVFTKYDNNGKLTHLQGIIIDITENKISEDTIRKFKKVSDNANYGIAIADLNGRLTYTNRWFADLHGYSPDELTGKPIKFLHSEEHIGYVNALLDQLKEKGHFEDKEVWHRHKSGRIFPTRMNANVISDKNNNPLYLSTTLSDITEEKEKEKIIRDNEEKIRLKLESILSPDYDIKDEELRNIINTEEIQSLMDDFHRITDIGIAILDTKGNILIAAGWQDICTKFHRIHPETQKNCNESDLELTTDIKPGEIRQYKCKNNLWDISTPIYIAGRHMGNMYLGQFFYEDEIPDYSVFEKQAETYGFDRTKYLAALEKVPRLKREKIRNIMSFYKKFALMVSRLSYSNIKLARILIEHKETEKRLQLSEEKYRSYIDRSPEGIFVADEQGSFIEVNKAACETLGYTEDELLTMSVQELVIEEKSGKSPEYFEKLKNRNQYIHEINLKRKDGSACPVILSTTALPDRKYLAFSTDITDRKESEYKIYQLNRLLDAIRNINRLIVSVKNKENLIEKTCRILTDNGGYNNAWIILFDENKNVINWAHSNPDKSNYPFKEYIEGGNIPKCAEKAIESDEITVKSETHENCGECPLSDNPKQIKRLTKSLKYRNKLFGVISISIPDDKTPDDEEYNLFSEVSGDLGFALYSIELEEERLIQKTEILEINRRLTVAYGELEENEEELRQSYNEILESKNKLLESENRLLNIINFLPDATFAVDKKGRVITWNKAMERMTGTPASEIIGKNNSEYSIKVYGRRRPLLIDLILNEKLRDKSRYPLLYKEGDKLVAENYVPYLAEGKGAYLWFTASPLYDSDKNVVGAIESIRDISEVKSAEEKIVQTSFQLSERVKELTALKEISDLMIRKPDEDEFFYAVANIIKNAMQYPESTGVSIEKGGKRYQTEGYYKSDIAIENDFYSDNIKEGEITVCYLNHSPDGYSGEFLNEEKNLLEIICERIGNYIDRKNAEINLKNSEERFRELFNNMSSGVAIYGVTDKGEDFIFKDINKASEEIDAIERDKIINRSIYDVFPGVEEFGLIDRLKKVWSTGKPEHYQLGEYRDERIHGWRENFIYRLPSGEVVSVYNDLTEKKKAEDALKEREQKYHELFNNINEAVFLHKIEQDNTLGNFVEVNDVACRRLGYSRDELLKLSIKAINTKSINKNEPVIINALKKNEQISFEAEHKRKDGSAFPVHVKARMIELGGQYYIISLARDITEEKEARIRENNALKQIEKNIAQLAILNDEIRNPLTIIVGLADLGEEKFKDKILDQSMQINDIITRLDRGWLESAKIRDYLTKHHGIISENGKNKKSDD, from the coding sequence ATGGTAAATGGGGGTGTCAATATAAATAACATTCTGGCTGTTGCTGAAGATAAGGAGATATTTAACGAAGTTCTTTCAACAATCAGAAGAATCACGGATATTAAAATAATATCAGTCACTGATTCAGAACTGAATGAATTATCGGCCGGCAAAAGCTCTCCGGAATTAATCTATGATGCCATAATTTTCTGTGAATCTGTAAAAAACAAAGAGACTGATCAGCTCATTAATAATATAAAGGAACTTTACCCAAATATCCCTCTTATACTTCTCACGGAAGAGAATGGAGAAAATTACAGGGAAAAGGAACTGTTAAGGAATATTGATCTTTATATCGAATACAAATCCGGCAATGAAAAAGAGACAGATTTTCCGGCCAGGAGAATCATTAATTTTTTAAGAGCAGTCAGTAATAAGAGAGAAAAAGAATACAAGATAAATGTCTCCCATATACTAAACCTCATGCCCGGATTTTCATGCATCATAAAACAGGATATGTCCATCTATCTGGCAAATGATGAATTTATCCGGATTTTTGGGGAACCGGAGAACTATACATATTTTGAACTGACAGAATGCCTTAATGGAGATTATGACAACTGTCCGGTACATGAGGTTTTAAAGACAAAAAAAGAGCAGTCTTCGAGATGGCTTAGTGATGACGGGAGAATTTATTCTGTACATGACACAATAATAAAAGGGCCGGCAGACGAGGAGATGGTTATTGAGTCTGGGATTGACATTACCAAAAGAGTTAATGCCGAGGAAAAAATCAAAGCAGTCTCAGAGAAATTAAAAGAGCAGATAAATATAATCAATAAAAGTCCGGTTATAATCTACCTTCAGGATGTAGAAGACCCGCGAAATATAGAACTAATCAGTGATAATATATCTCAGTTCGGATATTCTCCGGATGACTTCAGATCAGGTAATCTAAACTATAAATCTCTGATTCATCCGGATGACCTGCCGGTAATCAGTAATAAAATAAAGAAGAACATAACTTCCGGAAATGACGATTTCATTCTTAATTACAGGATTTATGACGCAAATAATAATATCAGATTTATAGAAGATCATGTATTCACAAAATATGACAATAACGGGAAACTGACACACCTTCAGGGAATTATTATTGACATAACAGAGAATAAAATTTCAGAAGATACCATTAGAAAATTTAAGAAAGTATCAGACAATGCAAATTATGGCATTGCAATAGCAGATTTAAACGGCAGACTTACCTACACAAACAGATGGTTTGCAGATCTGCACGGATACAGCCCGGATGAGCTAACAGGAAAACCAATAAAATTCCTGCACTCAGAAGAACATATCGGTTATGTAAATGCTCTGCTTGATCAACTAAAGGAAAAAGGACATTTTGAGGATAAGGAAGTCTGGCACAGGCATAAAAGCGGCAGAATATTTCCGACAAGGATGAATGCAAATGTCATTTCTGATAAAAATAACAACCCGTTATATCTCTCAACAACACTCTCCGACATCACAGAAGAGAAAGAAAAAGAGAAAATTATCCGGGATAATGAAGAAAAAATCAGGCTAAAGCTTGAAAGTATTCTCTCTCCCGATTATGACATAAAAGACGAAGAATTAAGGAATATCATAAACACCGAAGAAATTCAGTCACTGATGGATGACTTTCACAGAATTACAGATATAGGAATTGCAATTCTTGATACAAAGGGAAATATTCTTATTGCAGCCGGATGGCAGGATATATGCACAAAATTCCATCGTATACATCCTGAAACGCAGAAAAACTGTAATGAAAGCGATTTGGAACTGACAACAGATATAAAACCGGGAGAGATCAGGCAGTACAAATGCAAAAACAATCTCTGGGATATTTCAACACCGATCTATATCGCCGGCAGGCATATGGGAAATATGTACCTGGGGCAGTTCTTCTACGAAGATGAAATTCCGGATTACTCAGTCTTTGAAAAACAGGCAGAAACTTACGGTTTTGACAGGACAAAATATCTTGCAGCACTGGAGAAAGTACCCCGTCTTAAAAGGGAAAAAATCCGCAATATAATGTCTTTTTATAAAAAATTTGCACTGATGGTCTCAAGGCTGAGCTACAGCAATATTAAACTTGCAAGAATTCTTATTGAGCATAAAGAGACAGAAAAGAGGCTTCAATTATCTGAAGAGAAATACCGCAGCTATATTGACAGATCTCCGGAAGGAATTTTTGTTGCAGATGAGCAGGGTAGTTTCATTGAGGTTAATAAAGCAGCCTGTGAGACACTTGGATACACCGAAGATGAACTTCTCACAATGTCGGTCCAGGAACTTGTAATTGAAGAGAAATCAGGCAAATCACCCGAATATTTTGAGAAACTAAAAAATAGAAATCAATATATTCATGAGATTAACCTTAAAAGGAAAGACGGTTCCGCATGCCCGGTAATACTAAGTACAACTGCACTGCCGGACAGAAAATATCTTGCATTTTCAACCGATATAACGGACAGAAAAGAGTCAGAATATAAAATATACCAGTTAAACCGCCTGCTTGACGCAATCAGAAATATAAACAGATTAATTGTAAGTGTTAAGAACAAAGAAAATCTGATTGAAAAAACATGCAGGATACTTACTGATAACGGAGGATATAACAATGCCTGGATTATTTTATTTGACGAAAATAAAAATGTCATAAATTGGGCACATTCAAATCCGGATAAGAGTAATTATCCCTTTAAAGAATACATTGAAGGCGGGAATATTCCCAAGTGTGCAGAAAAAGCCATTGAATCTGATGAAATAACTGTCAAATCCGAAACTCATGAAAACTGCGGTGAGTGCCCCCTATCTGACAACCCAAAACAAATTAAAAGACTTACAAAAAGTCTGAAATACAGGAATAAATTATTTGGAGTAATTTCAATATCAATTCCGGATGATAAAACACCGGATGATGAGGAGTATAATCTATTTTCAGAAGTGTCAGGCGATCTCGGATTTGCTCTTTATAGTATTGAACTTGAAGAAGAACGCCTCATTCAGAAAACAGAAATATTAGAGATTAACCGGAGACTGACAGTTGCATATGGGGAACTTGAAGAAAATGAGGAAGAATTAAGGCAGAGTTACAACGAAATTCTTGAGAGCAAGAATAAACTGCTTGAAAGTGAAAACAGGCTATTAAATATAATAAATTTCCTTCCGGATGCAACTTTTGCCGTTGATAAAAAAGGCAGGGTAATTACATGGAATAAAGCAATGGAAAGGATGACAGGCACACCTGCATCAGAAATAATTGGAAAGAACAATTCTGAATACTCAATAAAGGTATATGGCAGGAGAAGACCGTTATTAATAGATCTCATACTTAATGAAAAACTCAGAGACAAATCCAGATACCCCCTATTATATAAAGAAGGAGATAAACTGGTAGCAGAAAATTATGTACCCTATCTTGCAGAGGGAAAGGGAGCATATCTCTGGTTTACCGCATCACCGCTTTATGATTCTGATAAAAATGTTGTAGGTGCTATAGAATCCATAAGGGATATAAGCGAAGTTAAATCAGCGGAAGAAAAAATTGTTCAGACTTCCTTTCAGTTATCAGAGAGAGTTAAGGAGCTGACTGCATTAAAAGAGATCTCTGACCTTATGATTAGGAAACCGGATGAAGATGAATTTTTTTATGCTGTAGCCAATATCATAAAAAATGCCATGCAGTATCCAGAGTCCACCGGTGTTTCAATTGAAAAAGGAGGGAAGAGATATCAGACAGAAGGATATTATAAGAGTGATATTGCAATAGAGAACGATTTTTATTCAGATAATATTAAAGAAGGTGAAATAACCGTATGTTACCTCAACCATTCTCCGGACGGGTACTCAGGGGAATTTCTCAATGAAGAAAAAAACCTTCTTGAAATTATCTGTGAGAGAATAGGAAATTATATCGACAGAAAAAATGCAGAGATCAATCTGAAGAACAGTGAAGAGAGATTCAGGGAATTGTTCAATAATATGAGCAGCGGTGTTGCCATATATGGAGTGACTGATAAAGGTGAAGACTTTATATTTAAAGATATTAATAAAGCCTCTGAAGAGATAGACGCCATTGAAAGAGATAAAATAATAAACAGAAGCATTTACGATGTATTTCCCGGTGTTGAGGAGTTTGGATTAATTGACAGACTAAAAAAGGTATGGTCAACAGGAAAACCTGAGCATTATCAGTTAGGCGAATATAGGGATGAGAGAATTCACGGTTGGAGAGAGAATTTCATATACAGGCTCCCTTCCGGAGAAGTGGTATCAGTATATAATGATCTTACTGAAAAAAAGAAGGCCGAAGATGCACTAAAAGAAAGGGAGCAGAAATACCATGAACTATTTAACAATATAAATGAGGCCGTATTTCTCCATAAGATAGAACAGGACAATACACTTGGTAATTTTGTTGAAGTCAATGATGTTGCCTGCCGCCGCCTGGGTTACTCAAGGGATGAACTGTTAAAACTTTCAATCAAAGCTATTAACACTAAAAGTATAAATAAAAATGAACCGGTGATTATAAATGCTCTTAAAAAGAACGAACAGATCTCATTTGAAGCCGAACATAAAAGAAAAGACGGCTCTGCCTTCCCTGTACATGTCAAAGCAAGAATGATTGAACTGGGCGGCCAATATTACATTATTTCACTTGCACGGGATATTACTGAAGAGAAAGAGGCAAGAATACGTGAAAATAACGCTCTTAAACAGATTGAAAAAAATATAGCACAACTTGCAATACTAAATGATGAGATCAGAAATCCGCTCACAATAATAGTTGGTCTTGCAGATCTGGGTGAGGAGAAATTTAAGGATAAAATTCTTGACCAGTCTATGCAGATCAATGATATAATTACCCGTCTTGATCGCGGATGGCTTGAATCTGCAAAAATAAGAGATTATCTGACGAAACACCACGGCATAATATCAGAAAACGGTAAGAATAAAAAATCAGATGATTAA